Proteins from a genomic interval of Gammaproteobacteria bacterium:
- a CDS encoding ATP-binding protein: MSREPDATSDTTHRNLRRLFLFRSISLGLQMLMIFIALRWLALPLPVLPLAAIFILHALWNGFTAWRAQQQRPVTETEFFLQLLTDVLALSGVLYLTGGATNPFVGFYLLPLMIAATVLRKPFVWSMAGITVTCYSLLVFVYIPLDPGSHMQHDASFNQHVFGMWFGFVFSAGLVSFFVTNMAQTLRQRDRVLAAAREQALRSEHLVALGTLAAGAAHELSTPLNTMAIITDELKDDYPPHKNADLHAQLSLIGEQIQRCKAALSVISASAGEQRAEAGEALAVDIYLDNLLIQWQAQRPRVISLQQSLHGVQPAPRIIADRALDQAILNVLNNAADASPDWVAVSAEWTEQRLRLAIEDRGPGLDAEARALIGKRLYSSKPDGLGLGLYLAHSAIERLGGTIEYGELPEGRGTCTRIGLPLLERATP; encoded by the coding sequence ATGTCCCGCGAGCCCGACGCCACCTCCGACACCACGCATCGCAACCTGCGCCGCCTGTTCCTGTTCCGCAGTATTAGCCTCGGCCTGCAGATGCTGATGATCTTTATCGCCCTGCGCTGGCTGGCCCTGCCCCTGCCGGTGCTGCCGCTGGCCGCCATTTTCATCCTCCACGCCCTGTGGAACGGTTTTACCGCCTGGCGCGCGCAACAGCAACGGCCGGTGACCGAGACCGAATTTTTCCTGCAGCTATTGACCGATGTGCTGGCCCTCAGTGGCGTGCTGTACCTCACCGGTGGCGCCACCAACCCGTTTGTCGGCTTTTATTTATTGCCGCTAATGATCGCCGCCACGGTTTTGCGAAAGCCTTTCGTGTGGAGCATGGCGGGCATTACCGTCACCTGCTATTCGCTGCTGGTGTTTGTCTACATACCGTTAGATCCTGGTAGTCACATGCAACATGATGCCAGTTTTAACCAGCACGTGTTTGGCATGTGGTTTGGCTTTGTGTTCAGCGCGGGGCTGGTGTCCTTCTTTGTGACCAATATGGCGCAGACCCTGCGGCAACGCGACCGGGTGCTGGCCGCCGCCCGCGAGCAGGCGCTGCGTAGCGAGCATCTGGTGGCGCTGGGCACACTGGCGGCCGGCGCGGCGCATGAGCTCAGCACCCCGCTGAACACCATGGCCATTATCACCGACGAGCTGAAAGACGATTATCCGCCGCACAAGAATGCCGATCTCCATGCACAGCTCAGCCTGATCGGCGAACAGATTCAGCGTTGCAAGGCGGCCCTGTCGGTGATCTCCGCCTCGGCCGGCGAACAGCGCGCCGAGGCCGGCGAGGCGCTGGCGGTGGACATCTATCTCGACAACCTGCTCATCCAGTGGCAGGCGCAGCGGCCCAGGGTGATCAGCCTGCAACAGAGCCTGCACGGCGTCCAGCCCGCCCCGCGTATCATCGCCGATCGCGCCCTCGATCAGGCCATCCTCAATGTGCTCAACAATGCAGCCGATGCCTCGCCGGACTGGGTCGCGGTCAGCGCCGAATGGACGGAGCAACGCCTGCGTCTGGCGATCGAGGATCGTGGCCCAGGCCTGGATGCCGAGGCCCGGGCCCTCATCGGCAAGCGCCTCTACAGCAGCAAACCCGACGGCCTCGGGCTTGGGCTCTATCTGGCCCATTCGGCCATCGAGCGCCTTGGCGGCACCATCGAGTATGGGGAGCTGCCCGAGGGCAGGGGCACCTGCACCCGCATCGGTCTGCCGCTGCTGGAGCGGGCCACGCCGTGA